CGCTGCAATCAATGCACGGCGTGTCCACCCATAGGTGTTCATTGGTGTTCCTCCCATTTGACAGGCGGACCTCCGCCGCCCATAGGTAAAGCTAACATGCAAAGCTGACAGAACCCTGACACCGCAAAAGGGCCAGTCATTGTGTGGGAACACAGGGAGGATCAGGTGCGTTATCTCTTGGTCGAAGACAACACCGAACTTGCCGAGGCCGTCCTAAAGCGGCTGGCACTGGACGGCCACGCCATTGACCATGCGCCGACGCTGGCAGATGCCGAAGACTGTCTTGCCGCTGCCAGTTATGACCTGATCTTGCTGGATGTAATGCTGCCTGACGGGGACGGACGCGCGTTTCTTGCCCGCAGTCGTGCGCACCTTGAAACTCCGGTGATCGTGCTGACCGCCCGCAGCCAGGTGTCCGACCGCGTGGGCGCGCTGGATCAGGGGGCTGACGACTACATTACCAAACCCTTCGATTTTTCCGAACTCGAAGCACGCTGCCGCGCGGTTCTGCGCAGGCGGGGCGGGATGGCGCGCAACGAGATTACGCTTGGTCCATTGTCTTTTGATCTGCTCAGGGGCACCTTGCGGCGCGGCGACGAAATTCTGGAATTGCGCAGCCGCGAAATCCGCCTGTTAGAAGTTTTTGCCCGCCACCCCGGCCAGATCCTGTCGAAATCGCACCTTATGGATCGCTTGTTTACATACGACACGACGGTTACCGAAAACGCGATCGAGGTATATGTGGGCCGCCTGCGTCGCAGAACTGCCGACATTGGTCTGCGCATTGAAACCGTGCGTGGTCATGGCTACCGCATAGAGACCGGCGGGAATGATTGAAAGCCGGTCCATTGGCAGACGCCTGACACTGCTGCTGGCGGCAGTGGCCGCCCTTTTGTCGGTTCTCAGCTGGGCCATGGTGACATGGCTTGCACGCGAAGCGACGCAACGCACACAAGATAACGTGCTGGCGGCCTCGGCCACAACGATTGCCGAAACCCTGCGCAGCGAACAGGGCCAACTGCGGCTGGAACTGCCGTATTCCGCTTTTGCCATGTTGGGCGCGATCAGCGAAGACCGCGTCTTCTATCGGGTGGCAGCAGGAGACGCGATCCTGACGGGCTACGAAGATATGCCGCCGCCAACCACGGCAAGGCTGGGACAGGTGATTTTTGACAGCGCTACCTTTCGCGGGGCATCAATCCGGATGGCGACATCCAGCCGTCAGGTTCTTTCCGGTGACGGGCCGGTGCTGGTCACGGTCACAGTTGGCCAGACCCGTGATGGCGTCGGCGCAGTGGCGGCAGACCTTTCACGATTGGCGGCAATCCTGTCGGTTGCCTTTTTCGCGGTGGCGGTGGCGCTTTCGGCGTTCGTGGCGACCACGTCACTGCGACCTCTGAATGAAATCGCGGCAGCGGTGTCGCGGCGTGGTCCATCCGATCTGCGCCCGCTGCAACGACCCGCACCAACAGAACTGGCGCCGCTGCTGTCTGCGCTGAACCGGCTGATGGACCGCTTGCGCAATTCGATCCGCCGGTCCGAGGATTTTATCGCCGAAGCCGCCCACCGCATTCGAACGCCGCTTGCGACTGTACGCGCGCAAGCGGAAATTGCGCTGCGCACGGTGCAGGAGGATACAGAAAAGCAACGCCTGCGACGGATCATCCGCGCTGTGGATGAAAGCTCTCGTTCGGCGGGGCAGTTGCTGGACCACGCCACCGTCGCCTATCGCTCGGAGAACCTGACCCGTGACAGCCTGGATCTGTCCGAACTGGTGGCAAGCACTGTCGCGGCGATGGAACCCACGGCGTCCATGCGCGACATCCGCATGAACCTGGTGGCCACCCCCGCACCAATCGCAGGGGATGCGATCCTGCTGGAAAGCGCGATCCGGAACGTTTTGGACAATGCCATCAAATATTCACCCGAAGATACCACCGTGACCCTTCAGATCACACGCGACTCGTCCGAGGTGCGTGTTGATGTCTGCGACCAAGGGCCAGGGCTGGGTGAAGAACCGTTTCAAAATCTGACGGAACGATTCCGGCGCGGCATCAATACCGGTGGCATCGTCGGGTCAGGACTGGGGTTGACCATCGTCGCCGAAGTCCTGGCAGCCCATGGCGGGCGGCTTGAGCTTGCGACATCAACCAATAGCGAAAGGGGCGGCGCATGCGTTTCCTTGGTCTTGCCTTCTGCCTGATCGTTTGGGCTGCCAGCGCGGCGTCCGCGCTTGAAATCGAAGATCACCGGCTTTTTCCCGGCACTGGCGAACGCGTCCTGCGGGTGTTGTCGACCACAGATCTTGCTCTTTTCGCGCCTTACGTTCTGGGCTTTCAGAGAAACCGCCCAGAGATTTCGGTGGATTACACTGTCGTATCGTCAAGTGAACTGCACCGGGCGATCCGTGGCGGCGCGCAATTCGACCTGGCGATTTCCTCAGCAATGGATCTGCAATTCCAGCTCGCCAATGACGGCTACACGCTTCCTTACCGGTCGGATATTACCCAAGACCTGCCGGATTGGGCGCGTTGGCGTGACCTGATTTTTGCCTTTACGGTCGAACCGGCGGTTATGGTCATCAACACAGACCGTTTTGCGGGCCTTGATCTGCCCGCCACCCGGCAGGATCTGATTGCCCTGTTGCGCGACAACCCTGCACATTTCGCAGGTGCGATTGGCACCTACGATGTGCGCGAAAGTGGTCTGGGGTATCTTTTTGCAACGCAGGAAGACCGCTCCACGGATGCATATTGGCGCCTGAACGAAGTCATGGGCCGACTTGGACCGCAGCTTTATTGTTGCTCGGCGCACATGATTGACGATGTCGGCACCGGCCGTCTCGCGCTGGCCTACAATGTGCTTGGCAGCTATGCGACTGATCGTCTGGCGGCGGTTGAAGACGGGCGGATGCAAATATTGCAGATGCAGGATTTCACCAATGTTATGCTACGCACCGTTCTGGTGCCCGCCACGGCACAAGAGACAGAAGCGGCAGGCGCCATGATCGACCTGCTTTCCGCTGCGGGCCTGCGCGCGTTGCCGGGCGCATGGCCTTTGCCCTCGCTAAGTCTCTCGGGAGAGCTGGAAAGCTCGGGATTTGGTCCGATCAGTCTGGGGCCTGCCTTAATGGTATATCTCGACCCGTTAAACAGGCGTGCCTTTCTGACCGAGTGGGAAAACGCAATGGAGCAGCAATAGGTTTTGACGGTGTTGTCACATCGGCGGGCACGAGGGTCAATGATCAGGGCGCAGGCGGTGTCGATGCGGACAGCAATAATCAGCTACAAACGCCACAGGTGCGGCCCACCGTCGTCCGCACTTGCCCAACGCGACCATCGTCTCGAAGCTTTCAAGGCGTGGAAATCCACGGCAACTGTCGCTTGATGTCCCATGGGCAGCCAATCTTGAATAGGGTCCAGACCCCAATGTAAAAACACCCGGACACAGGCATACGTTGACTCAAAGCGGCAAGGCTCTCATTGTTTTCGCAAACCGCGAGCCGCAAGGAGATCTGATCTGGCAATTGTCCAAAACCCTGAAGTGTCTGTAACGGCAGTTGATCGCGTCAGGGTCATGCAGTCCGACGACGCCACAGAACATGCCGCGTTGCTGCGCGGCTGGACAATGGAGATGGCGCAATTTTCGCCGGGCCGGTTTTCGGGTTCATTGGTCGATATTCGCTGTGACCACGTCCAGTTCATGCGGGAAAAGACAAATACCGCACTGATCAAACGCGGACAGGCCTGGAAAGACGCGCTGGTTTTCAGCATTCCGCTGCAAATGGAAAGCACGGGGCGCTATGCGGGCAGGCCGCTGGCCGAGACCTGTGTGTTGCTGAACGACGGCATGAAACTTGCAGATTTGTGCACCCCCCCCGCGCTTGATCTGATCTGTATCGCGCTGGACCGGAACTGGCTGATCGATCGCGCGGCGGTTCTGGGCTATGATGATCTGGTGGAAAAACTGCGCGAACCGGCGCAAAGGATCGAACTGACCCCCGTAGCCTTTGCGCGCACCCGCGCCGCCCTGTCCGGGATTTTTGACACTGTGTGCGCCACAAGCGCAGCGCTGGATCATGCCCGTGGTCTGGCGGTACTGGAAGAGGCACTGGCGCTCTATGTGCTGGAGGCCAGCGGGAAGGCAACAGAAGACAATCGCCCGATGACACGCGCCGACTGGAACTTGACCGACCGCGCGCGATCCTATGTGCTGGACAACGCCGAAGACCAGCCGACGATTTACGATGTGTGCAGCCATGTCGGCGTAAGCCGCAGAAAGCTGCAAAACTGTTTTAACGAAGCCTTTGATTGCAGCCCCGGTCAGTTCCTGCGCATCGTGCGACTGAACAAGGTGCGGCGCGACCTGCGGGTCATGTCAGACGCCAAGGTTTCTGCGACCATTGGCGATGTCGCGGCGCGCTGGGGCTTTTGGCACTGGAGCCGTTTTGCAAATGACTATTCCCGTTTCTTCGGCGAACTGCCCTCCGAGACGCTGCGCAAGGCTGCACAGCGTCATTAGGGTCCGGATCCTGGAACGCTTTCGAAAGAACCTGCCGGAACCCCGCTCAGATCGCGCAGATTGGCGGCCTGCGACCGGCCCACGGCCGCGCCTCTTCCAACTGGGCGGCAAGCGCGAACAACAGTTCTTCCTGACCAAAGCCTGCGGCGAACTGTGTGCCGATGGGCAAACCTTCGGGCGACCAGTGCAAAGGCACCGACATCGCAGGCTGTCCGCTGGCATTAAACAGCGGTGTCAGGGGCGAAAAGCTGTGGAAACAGGTCACAAGGTTCTTGAAGCTGGCGCTGTCGTCCAGATCAAGCGCGCCGGTTTTGACTGGCGGTTTGGCCAGCGTAGGCATCAACAACACATCAACCCCGGACATCACATGCGCCATCTGCCGTCCGAATGCGTGTATCCAGTCGATCGAGGCCGCATAGGTAGCGCCCGAAATATCGCCCTTTTCGCGCAGGATGACCCGCGTGCGCGCTTCTAGCAGCTCCAGATCGGTGGGCTGGCCCGACATCATTGCCACCAGGTTGAGAAAGCTCTTGGTCTGGGCGCCGATGATGTTGAAAACATTGTGATAAAACTCCCATGCGTCGACAGGCAGGGCAATCGGCACAACTGTATGGCCCAGCTCTTCGCACAGTTTCGCGCTTTGGTTCACGGCCTCGATACATTCGGGATCGGTGGGCCATGGCGCAAGACCGTCCACCCGCCCGATACGCAGCGCCCTGGGCGGGGTCTGCGTGGCCGTCAAGAAACCGGCACCTTGCTGCGGGGCGGCATAGGGCGCGCCCGGTTCCATTCCCGCCGTTGCATCCAGAACCGCAGCGCTGTCGCGTACAGACAGGGTTATCACATGGTTGATGCCCATGCCGCCCCAGCCTTCTCCGACCATCGGGCCGATGGGCACGCGGCCACGGCTGGGTTTCAAACCGAACACGCCACAGCAAGAGGCCGGCACCCGAAGCGATCCACCGCCGTCATTGCCATGCGCAATGGGCAGCACCCGCGCCGCCACCAGCGCCGCAGCACCGCCGCTGGATCCGCCGGGCGTATGATCGGGCGACCAGGGGTTGCGGGTGATGCCGTGCAGCTTCGATTCCGTGGCAAAGGAGGTGCCAAATTCCGGCGATGCGGTTGTGCCCAATATCCCGAAACCGGCCTTGCGCATCCGCGCGATCAATGTGCCGTCAACCGGCGCGATGGCCGCGCGGCACAGCTCTGAACCGTTTGTCATCTTCACACCCTGAAGCGGCATGAACAGGTCCTTGATATAGGTCGGAACGCCCGCAAAAGGGGCGTTTTCTGCGTCGCCTGTCAGGGGCACATCTGCCGCTGCGCGCGCGCTGTCATACAGGGTTTCGCAGATTGCATTCAGTTTCGGGTTTACACGGCTGGCCCGTGCAATGACGTCCTCGACAGCCTCGCGCGGGCTGACCGACTTGTCCCGTATCATCCGTGCCAGATCCAGACCGTCGCGCCATTCGACGGTACTGTCTTTTTCCAATGTGTCGACGTTCTCTTGCTGCAAAGTCATGTAGAGCTCCAAATTTTTCAGACGTGCGGACACCGGGCCGCGTGCGGGGTTTTTGCGCGCGCGGCCCGAAGTGTGGCTTTAGATGTCTTGTGCTTGCTGTAGTGCTGCCTTGTCGCGGCCGCCGGTGATCAGCCAGATCACCCCGTAGACAGCCAGCACCGCGCAAAAGGCGATGATTGCTGCCGGAATGCCTTTGGCGATCCCTGCCAGAACACCTATGATCAGCGGGCTGGAAAACTGCCCCAGATACAGCGCCGAGGTGAACCCACCAACGCTGCGCGCCCGCAGCCGCTCGGGCAACCGTTCCAGCAAGGGGGCAAGCGCGTTGGGCACCAACATACCCGCGCCAATGCCATGAATGGCAACCGCGATCAGCACCATGGTATAGCTTGTCGCATTCGCCAGCAGGTACAGCCCCACCGCATTCAGCGCCAGCAGAACAAAGTTGACCCGCGCCAGACCCAGTTTGGCACGCGCCACGCGCCAGGCCAGTGACCCGACCAACGTGGCCAGAAGACCCCAGCCCGAGGCCAGCCCGATCATCGTGGTCGATGTGATCCCCATGGCAACCAGAAGCCCCGGCGACTGGATGGGCACCACAAAGGCCGAAACCATGCCGACAAAGACCAGCAGATAGGACGCGGCCAGCAAAACCTTGTTGCCGCCCCCCGACACCGCCGGCGCGCTGCGCGCGGCCTGCGTTTCTGGTTTTGCGCGCGTGGGTTCCCACAGCAGACGCACCATGAAGGGCACCAGCAACAGCGGCAACAGATACAGATAGAACGGAAGACGCCATGACGCTTCGCCCGCAGCCCCGCCGATCACAAAGAAAATCGCGCCGACCACACCGATGGTCACAACCTGACGGCCAATATAGCGTGTGCGTTCGGGCCCGTCCCAATAGTCACCGATCAGCGTGGTGCAACAGGTCATGATTGTCGCTTCGGCACAGCCAAAGACCAGCCGGACCAGCAGGATCGCTTCAAGGCTGTGCAACTGGCTGGGCAGAAAGCCGAACAGCGCATACAGCAAAGTGGCCAATATCAGCAGCCATTTGCGCCCCGCCACATCGGCCAGCCAGCCCGCGACCGGCGCGAACAGGGCAATGGCCAGCGCGGGGGCCGCGACGACCAGCGGCACCATCGTGGCGATGTCCGGTGTGGTCGGGGCAAACTCGGCCGCGATTTTTGGCAGAACAGGGGCCACCATGACGGCCCCCATGATGGTCAGGCTGCTCCCCAAAAGGATAATCGCGCCTTGTTTTGCTGTTGCGCGCGGTGCCGCGGAACCGGCTCCCGGAGCTGGATGTGTCTGTTTCAACATTCGTGATCCCCCTGTTATTTTTATAGAGTGGGTCACGATAGACAGAGGATTGCGTTAGGCGTTATCCGATTTCGGCACGATCAGCGGGACGCGTGGAAACCTGTCCCGCCTGTACCCGTCTGCGCAGCCGCTTGGCCCCTTTGTTCAAGTGCCGGCAAAGCTGAGCTGAACCTTGACCGCGCCCGAGCGGTTGCCGGCGGCGTCAAAGGCTTCGATTGCGCGGTCCAGCGGGTAGGTTGCGGTGATGATCGGCCTCACATCAATGCGGCGCTGCGCGATCATGGCGACCGCATCGCCAAATTCGCCATCGAAGCGCTGGGTGCCGCAATAGGTGATTTCCTTGCCCACCAGCATGTTCAGCGGCACCGCCGTGTCGCCCGCAACACCGACCTGCACCAACCGTCCCTGCGGGCGCAGACAGGTGATGGCCGATTTGATCGCAGGGGCGGCGGCCGAGCATTCAAATGCCACGTCAAAGGTGCCCTTGCCCGCGGCATAGACATCCAGACCGGTGCCGTTGGTGGCCACATTGACGGTGCGGGTCGCGCCCATGCGGCGGGCGACGTCCAGCGTGAAATCCTGCAAGTCGGTCACCACCACTTCGGCAGCCCCAGCCTCGATCGCGACGGCAGCGCAAAGCGCCCCGATGGGGCCGGCACCGGTGACCAGCACGCGCTGCCCCGTCAGATCGCCCGC
This Pseudosulfitobacter sp. DSM 107133 DNA region includes the following protein-coding sequences:
- a CDS encoding response regulator transcription factor; amino-acid sequence: MRYLLVEDNTELAEAVLKRLALDGHAIDHAPTLADAEDCLAAASYDLILLDVMLPDGDGRAFLARSRAHLETPVIVLTARSQVSDRVGALDQGADDYITKPFDFSELEARCRAVLRRRGGMARNEITLGPLSFDLLRGTLRRGDEILELRSREIRLLEVFARHPGQILSKSHLMDRLFTYDTTVTENAIEVYVGRLRRRTADIGLRIETVRGHGYRIETGGND
- a CDS encoding sensor histidine kinase, translating into MIESRSIGRRLTLLLAAVAALLSVLSWAMVTWLAREATQRTQDNVLAASATTIAETLRSEQGQLRLELPYSAFAMLGAISEDRVFYRVAAGDAILTGYEDMPPPTTARLGQVIFDSATFRGASIRMATSSRQVLSGDGPVLVTVTVGQTRDGVGAVAADLSRLAAILSVAFFAVAVALSAFVATTSLRPLNEIAAAVSRRGPSDLRPLQRPAPTELAPLLSALNRLMDRLRNSIRRSEDFIAEAAHRIRTPLATVRAQAEIALRTVQEDTEKQRLRRIIRAVDESSRSAGQLLDHATVAYRSENLTRDSLDLSELVASTVAAMEPTASMRDIRMNLVATPAPIAGDAILLESAIRNVLDNAIKYSPEDTTVTLQITRDSSEVRVDVCDQGPGLGEEPFQNLTERFRRGINTGGIVGSGLGLTIVAEVLAAHGGRLELATSTNSERGGACVSLVLPSA
- a CDS encoding extracellular solute-binding protein; the protein is MRFLGLAFCLIVWAASAASALEIEDHRLFPGTGERVLRVLSTTDLALFAPYVLGFQRNRPEISVDYTVVSSSELHRAIRGGAQFDLAISSAMDLQFQLANDGYTLPYRSDITQDLPDWARWRDLIFAFTVEPAVMVINTDRFAGLDLPATRQDLIALLRDNPAHFAGAIGTYDVRESGLGYLFATQEDRSTDAYWRLNEVMGRLGPQLYCCSAHMIDDVGTGRLALAYNVLGSYATDRLAAVEDGRMQILQMQDFTNVMLRTVLVPATAQETEAAGAMIDLLSAAGLRALPGAWPLPSLSLSGELESSGFGPISLGPALMVYLDPLNRRAFLTEWENAMEQQ
- a CDS encoding helix-turn-helix domain-containing protein, with the translated sequence MSVTAVDRVRVMQSDDATEHAALLRGWTMEMAQFSPGRFSGSLVDIRCDHVQFMREKTNTALIKRGQAWKDALVFSIPLQMESTGRYAGRPLAETCVLLNDGMKLADLCTPPALDLICIALDRNWLIDRAAVLGYDDLVEKLREPAQRIELTPVAFARTRAALSGIFDTVCATSAALDHARGLAVLEEALALYVLEASGKATEDNRPMTRADWNLTDRARSYVLDNAEDQPTIYDVCSHVGVSRRKLQNCFNEAFDCSPGQFLRIVRLNKVRRDLRVMSDAKVSATIGDVAARWGFWHWSRFANDYSRFFGELPSETLRKAAQRH
- a CDS encoding amidase, with product MIRDKSVSPREAVEDVIARASRVNPKLNAICETLYDSARAAADVPLTGDAENAPFAGVPTYIKDLFMPLQGVKMTNGSELCRAAIAPVDGTLIARMRKAGFGILGTTASPEFGTSFATESKLHGITRNPWSPDHTPGGSSGGAAALVAARVLPIAHGNDGGGSLRVPASCCGVFGLKPSRGRVPIGPMVGEGWGGMGINHVITLSVRDSAAVLDATAGMEPGAPYAAPQQGAGFLTATQTPPRALRIGRVDGLAPWPTDPECIEAVNQSAKLCEELGHTVVPIALPVDAWEFYHNVFNIIGAQTKSFLNLVAMMSGQPTDLELLEARTRVILREKGDISGATYAASIDWIHAFGRQMAHVMSGVDVLLMPTLAKPPVKTGALDLDDSASFKNLVTCFHSFSPLTPLFNASGQPAMSVPLHWSPEGLPIGTQFAAGFGQEELLFALAAQLEEARPWAGRRPPICAI
- a CDS encoding MFS transporter, which encodes MLKQTHPAPGAGSAAPRATAKQGAIILLGSSLTIMGAVMVAPVLPKIAAEFAPTTPDIATMVPLVVAAPALAIALFAPVAGWLADVAGRKWLLILATLLYALFGFLPSQLHSLEAILLVRLVFGCAEATIMTCCTTLIGDYWDGPERTRYIGRQVVTIGVVGAIFFVIGGAAGEASWRLPFYLYLLPLLLVPFMVRLLWEPTRAKPETQAARSAPAVSGGGNKVLLAASYLLVFVGMVSAFVVPIQSPGLLVAMGITSTTMIGLASGWGLLATLVGSLAWRVARAKLGLARVNFVLLALNAVGLYLLANATSYTMVLIAVAIHGIGAGMLVPNALAPLLERLPERLRARSVGGFTSALYLGQFSSPLIIGVLAGIAKGIPAAIIAFCAVLAVYGVIWLITGGRDKAALQQAQDI
- a CDS encoding L-idonate 5-dehydrogenase gives rise to the protein MEARVCRLYGENDIRIETVTVAEPGPGEVLLALAAGGICGSDLHYYQHGGFGPIRVREPIILGHEASGTVVALGQGVSGLAKGDPVAINPSRPCGTCEFCQKGLPIHCLEMRFNGSAMRMPHEQGLFRDHIVVEARQCVPVAAGVSLAEAACAEPLAVCLHARNRAGDLTGQRVLVTGAGPIGALCAAVAIEAGAAEVVVTDLQDFTLDVARRMGATRTVNVATNGTGLDVYAAGKGTFDVAFECSAAAPAIKSAITCLRPQGRLVQVGVAGDTAVPLNMLVGKEITYCGTQRFDGEFGDAVAMIAQRRIDVRPIITATYPLDRAIEAFDAAGNRSGAVKVQLSFAGT